A section of the Apostichopus japonicus isolate 1M-3 chromosome 1, ASM3797524v1, whole genome shotgun sequence genome encodes:
- the LOC139968563 gene encoding uncharacterized protein isoform X1, with protein MARRRLKNTSEFTTHDEDFEALFINSYIGKGLFAKKDFEGGTLLLEYCGKLLSDNDAAHLESESPNRSDYLFSFQHKGKFLCIDAYFTTSKARYINDAKETQANTFVKKVEVHGVPRLFIYSKKKIEKGTEIRYDYGNPDAEWRQDKCCVLTAVGGDALLDENADGESDIDETTNEGEDKCCDLTTGGGDPLSDENANDESDIDETTNEGEDKCCDLTAVGGDALLDENADGESDIDETTNEGEKRSCDSTSGGSDPLLDESAGDESDIDETTNEREDKCYDLTAVGGDALLDENADDESDIDETTNEGEKRSCDSTSGGGDPLLDESAGDESDIDETTNEREDKCCDSTSGRSDPLFDENADGESDIDETTNEGEDKCCDITSGGGVIPLDESENDESDIDEIAVGGKGIFSTLVPYSDSDSDCSYIIPMPTSQQRRLGSSLWGETSTESSKSPNKKDSAVLRTTATVSNSHDHIEQDSSSDAGNWSPESDIEAEDARGSKPGKRCEKENVAPASSSIKVMKTHNKGKRKWDKHQYCVYCMKTYAKLPRHLEQVHLKEKEVAEALNYDKGSCKRKELLTLLRNKGNHSHNVEVWQSGSGCLIPARRTPFDQSHDEFLPCNLCFGYFSRDNLWKHKKNCFMASESTMKDKRHQSTSALLLPFSQEVSQSFKDTVFASMTYDSISFAARHDHIIVQYGERMFAKLGHERHQVGYISQKMRELARLLLKIKETKPDVKSLYDCISPKQFDTVLEAVRNLAGLDPQTGKYKTPSLALKLGHSLQTCALIVKAECIKSEDPVKEDQADKFSKLAVIEWAHKVGTGARTTLEERKWNKPNMLPLSEDIRQLHAKLSEVIEEKQKLLALSDDVTAWYALAEATLSKLILFNRRRSGEVQRIKLADFERRCHDQGNDDVMDSLSSWEKTLCNKLERIEIRGKRGRKVPVLLTKEMVQVMELLAAKRTLIGVSETNDYFFARPNFSSMEPLRGADCIRKYALKSGAKHPSNLTSTKLRKQIATVSQILCLKDHELDVLAGFLGHDIRVHREYYRLPENTLQMAKVARLLLLMEKGAVGEFKDKKLDEIEVPLDDPSYTDESEGESELPYDEEDLETEDKEGQNEIHESEEESDSHASTKKKGSPKQRVRWRRNQTATIEKHFEKHIRVQRVPRKSECEALRRKYPALATKDWKSIKYKVYNIIQQKKK; from the exons ATGGCGAGAAGGAGGCTCAAG AATACTTCTGAATTCACAACTCATGATGAAGACTTTGAAGCACTATTCATTAACTCCTACATAG GGAAAGGTCTGTTTGCCAAAAAAGACTTTGAAGGAGGCACATTACTGTTAGAATACTGTGGAAAGCTGCTAAGTGACAATGATGCAGCACATCTGGAATCTGAAAGTCCTAACAGAAGCGATTACTTGTTTTCCTTTCAACACAAAGGAAAGTTTTTGTG CATTGATGCATACTTCACAACCTCAAAAGCACGATACATAAATGATGCTAAAGAAACTCAAGCAAATACCTTTGTCAAGAAGGTGGAGGTGCATGGCGTTCCccgtttatttatatattcaaagaaaaaaattgaaaagggGACTGAGATTCGATATGACTATGGAAATCCAGACGCAGAATGGAGACAA GACAAATGCTGTGTCTTAACTGCTGTAGGAGGTGATGCCCTCTTAGATGAAAACGCAGATGGTGAAAGTGACATTGATGAAACCACAAATGAAGGAGAG GACAAATGCTGTGACCTAACTACTGGAGGAGGTGATCCCCTATCAGATGAAAATGCAAATGATGAAAGTGACATTGATGAAACCACAAATGAAGGAGAG GACAAATGCTGCGACTTAACTGCTGTAGGAGGTGATGCTCTCTTAGATGAAAATGCAGATGGTGAAAGTGACATTGATGAAACCACAAATGAAGGAGAG AAAAGAAGCTGTGACTCAACTTCTGGAGGAAGTGATCCCCTATTAGATGAAAGTGCGGGTGACGAAAGTGACATTGATGAAACCACAAATGAAAGAGAG GACAAATGCTATGACTTAACTGCTGTAGGAGGTGATGCCCTCTTAGATGAAAACGCAGATGATGAAAGTGACATTGATGAAACCACAAATGAAGGAGAG AAAAGAAGCTGTGACTCAACTTCTGGAGGAGGTGATCCCCTATTAGATGAAAGTGCGGGTGACGAAAGTGACATTGATGAAACCACAAATGAAAGAGAG GACAAATGCTGTGACTCAACTTCTGGAAGAAGTGATCCCCTATTTGATGAAAACGCAGATGGTGAAAGTGACATTGATGAAACCACAAATGAAGGAGAG GACAAATGCTGTGACATAACTTCTGGGGGAGGTGTTATCCCTTTAGATGAAAgtgaaaatgatgaaagtgACATTGATGAAATTGCAGTGGGAGGAAAg GGAATCTTTTCAACACTTGTGCCATACTCAGATAGTGACAGTGATTGCTCATACATCATTCCCATGCCAACTTCACAACAGAGACGACTTGGAAGTAGTCTTTGGGGAGAAACATCAACTGAATCCTCCAAATCACCAAACAAAAAGGATTCTGCAGTGTTGAGAACCACCGCTACTGTTTCCAATTCGCATGATCACATAGAACAAGACAGTAGCAGCGATGCTGGTAACTGGTCACCAGAGAGTGATATTGAAGCTGAGGATGCCAGGGGGTCTAAGCCAGGAAAAAGAtgtgaaaaggaaaatgttGCACCTGCTTCTTCCAGCATAAAGGTCATGAAAACACACAACAAAGGGAAAAGGAAATGGGACAAACACCAGTACTGTGTGTACTGTATGAAAACCTATGCAAAACTCCCAAGACACCTTGAACAAGTTCATTTGAAGGAAAAAGAAGTTGCTGAAGCTCTGAATTACGATAAAGGGTCATGTAAGCGTAAAGAACTCTTAACCCTGTTAAGAAACAAGGGGAACCATAGCCATAATGTTGAAGTTTGGCAGTCTGGCAGTGGCTGTTTGATTCCTGCAAGACGGACACCTTTTGACCAGTCACATGATGAGTTCCTTCCCTGTAACCTCTGCTTTGGTTACTTCTCCAGAGATAACCTATGGAAGCATAAGAAGAATTGTTTCATGGCATCTGAGTCAACCATGAAAGACAAGAGACACCAGTCAACATCTGCTCTGCTCCTACCATTTTCACAGGAAGTATCACAGAGTTTTAAAGACACAGTTTTTGCATCTATGACTTACGATAGCATATCGTTTGCTGCTAGACATGATCACATTATTGTTCAGTATGGGGAACGAATGTTTGCCAAACTAGGTCATGAAAGACATCAAGTGGGTTACATTAGTCAGAAAATGCGTGAACTTGCAAGACTACTGCTGAAAATCAAGGAAACAAAACCTGATGTGAAGTCCTTATATGACTGTATTAGTCCAAAACAGTTTGATACGGTATTAGAAGCTGTTCGAAACCTGGCAGGATTAGACCCCCAAACTGGGAAGTATAAGACACCATCGTTAGCTCTTAAGTTGGGTCATTCACTTCAGACATGTGCTTTGATTGTGAAGGCTGAGTGCATCAAATCAGAAGATCCAGTTAAAGAGGATCAGGCAGATAAATTTTCAAAGCTGGCAGTTATTGAGTGGGCTCATAAAGTGGGAACAGGTGCCAGGACAACACTGGAAGAACGCAAGTGGAACAAGCCAAACATGCTACCACTATCAGAGGACATCAGACAACTACACGCTAAATTGTCTGAGGTAATAGAAGAGAAACAGAAGCTGTTGGCCTTGTCTGATGATGTAACAGCATGGTATGCATTAGCTGAAGCAACTCTGAGCAAGCTAATTCTCTTCAATCGACGCAGAAGTGGTGAAGTGCAAAGAATAAAGCTGGCTGACTTTGAACGcagatgtcatgatcaaggAAATGATGATGTAATGGACTCTCTATCATCTTGGGAGAAGACATTGTGTAACAAGCTTGAACGCATTGAGATCAGAGGAAAACGAGGGAGAAAAGTACCTGTCCTTCTCACAAAGGAAATGGTACAGGTGATGGAACTGTTGGCTGCTAAGAGAACCCTCATTGGAGTCAGCGAGACGAATGATTATTTCTTTGCCCGCCCAAACTTCTCTTCTATGGAACCATTGAGGGGAGCTGATTGCATACGGAAGTATGCACTGAAGTCAGGTGCAAAGCATCCGTCTAACCTCACATCaacaaaattaagaaaacaaattgccaCTGTTTCCCAGATCCTATGTTTGAAGGACCATGAATTAGATGTCCTGGCGGGATTCTTAGGGCATGACATACGTGTGCATCGAGAATATTATAGACTGCCCGAAAATACTCTACAAATGGCTAAAGTGGCACGACTGCTTCTATTAATGGAGAAGGGTGCTGTGGGGGAGTTCAAAGACAAGAAGTTAGATGAAATTGAGGTTCCTCTTGATG ATCCAAGCTATACTGATGAATCAGAGGGAGAATCTGAATTACCATATGATGAAGAAGATTTGGAAACTGAAGACAAGGAAGGACAAAATGAAATTCACGAAAGTGAAGAAGAGAGTGACAGCCATGCATCAACTAAAAAGAAAG gCAGTCCTAAACAAAGAGTCAGATGGAGAAGAAACCAAACAGCAACAATTGAAAAACACTTTGAAAAACATATTCGGGTTCAAAGGGTTCCGAGAAAGTCTGAGTGCGAAGCATTGAGGCGAAAATATCCAGCTCTTGCAACCAAAGACTGGAAGAGCATAAAGTATAAAGTTTACAACATCATTCAGcagaaaaagaagtaa
- the LOC139968563 gene encoding uncharacterized protein isoform X6 — MARRRLKNTSEFTTHDEDFEALFINSYIGKGLFAKKDFEGGTLLLEYCGKLLSDNDAAHLESESPNRSDYLFSFQHKGKFLCIDAYFTTSKARYINDAKETQANTFVKKVEVHGVPRLFIYSKKKIEKGTEIRYDYGNPDAEWRQDKCCDLTTGGGDPLSDENANDESDIDETTNEGEDKCCDSTSGRSDPLFDENADGESDIDETTNEGEDKCCDITSGGGVIPLDESENDESDIDEIAVGGKGIFSTLVPYSDSDSDCSYIIPMPTSQQRRLGSSLWGETSTESSKSPNKKDSAVLRTTATVSNSHDHIEQDSSSDAGNWSPESDIEAEDARGSKPGKRCEKENVAPASSSIKVMKTHNKGKRKWDKHQYCVYCMKTYAKLPRHLEQVHLKEKEVAEALNYDKGSCKRKELLTLLRNKGNHSHNVEVWQSGSGCLIPARRTPFDQSHDEFLPCNLCFGYFSRDNLWKHKKNCFMASESTMKDKRHQSTSALLLPFSQEVSQSFKDTVFASMTYDSISFAARHDHIIVQYGERMFAKLGHERHQVGYISQKMRELARLLLKIKETKPDVKSLYDCISPKQFDTVLEAVRNLAGLDPQTGKYKTPSLALKLGHSLQTCALIVKAECIKSEDPVKEDQADKFSKLAVIEWAHKVGTGARTTLEERKWNKPNMLPLSEDIRQLHAKLSEVIEEKQKLLALSDDVTAWYALAEATLSKLILFNRRRSGEVQRIKLADFERRCHDQGNDDVMDSLSSWEKTLCNKLERIEIRGKRGRKVPVLLTKEMVQVMELLAAKRTLIGVSETNDYFFARPNFSSMEPLRGADCIRKYALKSGAKHPSNLTSTKLRKQIATVSQILCLKDHELDVLAGFLGHDIRVHREYYRLPENTLQMAKVARLLLLMEKGAVGEFKDKKLDEIEVPLDDPSYTDESEGESELPYDEEDLETEDKEGQNEIHESEEESDSHASTKKKGSPKQRVRWRRNQTATIEKHFEKHIRVQRVPRKSECEALRRKYPALATKDWKSIKYKVYNIIQQKKK, encoded by the exons ATGGCGAGAAGGAGGCTCAAG AATACTTCTGAATTCACAACTCATGATGAAGACTTTGAAGCACTATTCATTAACTCCTACATAG GGAAAGGTCTGTTTGCCAAAAAAGACTTTGAAGGAGGCACATTACTGTTAGAATACTGTGGAAAGCTGCTAAGTGACAATGATGCAGCACATCTGGAATCTGAAAGTCCTAACAGAAGCGATTACTTGTTTTCCTTTCAACACAAAGGAAAGTTTTTGTG CATTGATGCATACTTCACAACCTCAAAAGCACGATACATAAATGATGCTAAAGAAACTCAAGCAAATACCTTTGTCAAGAAGGTGGAGGTGCATGGCGTTCCccgtttatttatatattcaaagaaaaaaattgaaaagggGACTGAGATTCGATATGACTATGGAAATCCAGACGCAGAATGGAGACAA GACAAATGCTGTGACCTAACTACTGGAGGAGGTGATCCCCTATCAGATGAAAATGCAAATGATGAAAGTGACATTGATGAAACCACAAATGAAGGAGAG GACAAATGCTGTGACTCAACTTCTGGAAGAAGTGATCCCCTATTTGATGAAAACGCAGATGGTGAAAGTGACATTGATGAAACCACAAATGAAGGAGAG GACAAATGCTGTGACATAACTTCTGGGGGAGGTGTTATCCCTTTAGATGAAAgtgaaaatgatgaaagtgACATTGATGAAATTGCAGTGGGAGGAAAg GGAATCTTTTCAACACTTGTGCCATACTCAGATAGTGACAGTGATTGCTCATACATCATTCCCATGCCAACTTCACAACAGAGACGACTTGGAAGTAGTCTTTGGGGAGAAACATCAACTGAATCCTCCAAATCACCAAACAAAAAGGATTCTGCAGTGTTGAGAACCACCGCTACTGTTTCCAATTCGCATGATCACATAGAACAAGACAGTAGCAGCGATGCTGGTAACTGGTCACCAGAGAGTGATATTGAAGCTGAGGATGCCAGGGGGTCTAAGCCAGGAAAAAGAtgtgaaaaggaaaatgttGCACCTGCTTCTTCCAGCATAAAGGTCATGAAAACACACAACAAAGGGAAAAGGAAATGGGACAAACACCAGTACTGTGTGTACTGTATGAAAACCTATGCAAAACTCCCAAGACACCTTGAACAAGTTCATTTGAAGGAAAAAGAAGTTGCTGAAGCTCTGAATTACGATAAAGGGTCATGTAAGCGTAAAGAACTCTTAACCCTGTTAAGAAACAAGGGGAACCATAGCCATAATGTTGAAGTTTGGCAGTCTGGCAGTGGCTGTTTGATTCCTGCAAGACGGACACCTTTTGACCAGTCACATGATGAGTTCCTTCCCTGTAACCTCTGCTTTGGTTACTTCTCCAGAGATAACCTATGGAAGCATAAGAAGAATTGTTTCATGGCATCTGAGTCAACCATGAAAGACAAGAGACACCAGTCAACATCTGCTCTGCTCCTACCATTTTCACAGGAAGTATCACAGAGTTTTAAAGACACAGTTTTTGCATCTATGACTTACGATAGCATATCGTTTGCTGCTAGACATGATCACATTATTGTTCAGTATGGGGAACGAATGTTTGCCAAACTAGGTCATGAAAGACATCAAGTGGGTTACATTAGTCAGAAAATGCGTGAACTTGCAAGACTACTGCTGAAAATCAAGGAAACAAAACCTGATGTGAAGTCCTTATATGACTGTATTAGTCCAAAACAGTTTGATACGGTATTAGAAGCTGTTCGAAACCTGGCAGGATTAGACCCCCAAACTGGGAAGTATAAGACACCATCGTTAGCTCTTAAGTTGGGTCATTCACTTCAGACATGTGCTTTGATTGTGAAGGCTGAGTGCATCAAATCAGAAGATCCAGTTAAAGAGGATCAGGCAGATAAATTTTCAAAGCTGGCAGTTATTGAGTGGGCTCATAAAGTGGGAACAGGTGCCAGGACAACACTGGAAGAACGCAAGTGGAACAAGCCAAACATGCTACCACTATCAGAGGACATCAGACAACTACACGCTAAATTGTCTGAGGTAATAGAAGAGAAACAGAAGCTGTTGGCCTTGTCTGATGATGTAACAGCATGGTATGCATTAGCTGAAGCAACTCTGAGCAAGCTAATTCTCTTCAATCGACGCAGAAGTGGTGAAGTGCAAAGAATAAAGCTGGCTGACTTTGAACGcagatgtcatgatcaaggAAATGATGATGTAATGGACTCTCTATCATCTTGGGAGAAGACATTGTGTAACAAGCTTGAACGCATTGAGATCAGAGGAAAACGAGGGAGAAAAGTACCTGTCCTTCTCACAAAGGAAATGGTACAGGTGATGGAACTGTTGGCTGCTAAGAGAACCCTCATTGGAGTCAGCGAGACGAATGATTATTTCTTTGCCCGCCCAAACTTCTCTTCTATGGAACCATTGAGGGGAGCTGATTGCATACGGAAGTATGCACTGAAGTCAGGTGCAAAGCATCCGTCTAACCTCACATCaacaaaattaagaaaacaaattgccaCTGTTTCCCAGATCCTATGTTTGAAGGACCATGAATTAGATGTCCTGGCGGGATTCTTAGGGCATGACATACGTGTGCATCGAGAATATTATAGACTGCCCGAAAATACTCTACAAATGGCTAAAGTGGCACGACTGCTTCTATTAATGGAGAAGGGTGCTGTGGGGGAGTTCAAAGACAAGAAGTTAGATGAAATTGAGGTTCCTCTTGATG ATCCAAGCTATACTGATGAATCAGAGGGAGAATCTGAATTACCATATGATGAAGAAGATTTGGAAACTGAAGACAAGGAAGGACAAAATGAAATTCACGAAAGTGAAGAAGAGAGTGACAGCCATGCATCAACTAAAAAGAAAG gCAGTCCTAAACAAAGAGTCAGATGGAGAAGAAACCAAACAGCAACAATTGAAAAACACTTTGAAAAACATATTCGGGTTCAAAGGGTTCCGAGAAAGTCTGAGTGCGAAGCATTGAGGCGAAAATATCCAGCTCTTGCAACCAAAGACTGGAAGAGCATAAAGTATAAAGTTTACAACATCATTCAGcagaaaaagaagtaa
- the LOC139968563 gene encoding uncharacterized protein isoform X2, producing MARRRLKNTSEFTTHDEDFEALFINSYIGKGLFAKKDFEGGTLLLEYCGKLLSDNDAAHLESESPNRSDYLFSFQHKGKFLCIDAYFTTSKARYINDAKETQANTFVKKVEVHGVPRLFIYSKKKIEKGTEIRYDYGNPDAEWRQDKCCVLTAVGGDALLDENADGESDIDETTNEGEDKCCDLTTGGGDPLSDENANDESDIDETTNEGEDKCCDLTAVGGDALLDENADGESDIDETTNEGEKRSCDSTSGGSDPLLDESAGDESDIDETTNEREDKCYDLTAVGGDALLDENADDESDIDETTNEGEKRSCDSTSGGGDPLLDESAGDESDIDETTNEREDKCCDSTSGRSDPLFDENADGESDIDETTNEGEDKCCDITSGGGVIPLDESENDESDIDEIAVGGKGIFSTLVPYSDSDSDCSYIIPMPTSQQRRLGSSLWGETSTESSKSPNKKDSAVLRTTATVSNSHDHIEQDSSSDAGNWSPESDIEAEDARGSKPGKRCEKENVAPASSSIKVMKTHNKGKRKWDKHQYCVYCMKTYAKLPRHLEQVHLKEKEVAEALNYDKGSCKRKELLTLLRNKGNHSHNVEVWQSGSGCLIPARRTPFDQSHDEFLPCNLCFGYFSRDNLWKHKKNCFMASESTMKDKRHQSTSALLLPFSQEVSQSFKDTVFASMTYDSISFAARHDHIIVQYGERMFAKLGHERHQVGYISQKMRELARLLLKIKETKPDVKSLYDCISPKQFDTVLEAVRNLAGLDPQTGKYKTPSLALKLGHSLQTCALIVKAECIKSEDPVKEDQADKFSKLAVIEWAHKVGTGARTTLEERKWNKPNMLPLSEDIRQLHAKLSEVIEEKQKLLALSDDVTAWYALAEATLSKLILFNRRRSGEVQRIKLADFERRCHDQGNDDVMDSLSSWEKTLCNKLERIEIRGKRGRKVPVLLTKEMVQVMELLAAKRTLIGVSETNDYFFARPNFSSMEPLRGADCIRKYALKSGAKHPSNLTSTKLRKQIATVSQILCLKDHELDVLAGFLGHDIRVHREYYRLPENTLQMAKVARLLLLMEKGAVGEFKDKKLDEIEVPLDDPSYTDESEGESELPYDEEDLETEDKEGQNEIHESEEESDSHASTKKKVLNKESDGEETKQQQLKNTLKNIFGFKGFRESLSAKH from the exons ATGGCGAGAAGGAGGCTCAAG AATACTTCTGAATTCACAACTCATGATGAAGACTTTGAAGCACTATTCATTAACTCCTACATAG GGAAAGGTCTGTTTGCCAAAAAAGACTTTGAAGGAGGCACATTACTGTTAGAATACTGTGGAAAGCTGCTAAGTGACAATGATGCAGCACATCTGGAATCTGAAAGTCCTAACAGAAGCGATTACTTGTTTTCCTTTCAACACAAAGGAAAGTTTTTGTG CATTGATGCATACTTCACAACCTCAAAAGCACGATACATAAATGATGCTAAAGAAACTCAAGCAAATACCTTTGTCAAGAAGGTGGAGGTGCATGGCGTTCCccgtttatttatatattcaaagaaaaaaattgaaaagggGACTGAGATTCGATATGACTATGGAAATCCAGACGCAGAATGGAGACAA GACAAATGCTGTGTCTTAACTGCTGTAGGAGGTGATGCCCTCTTAGATGAAAACGCAGATGGTGAAAGTGACATTGATGAAACCACAAATGAAGGAGAG GACAAATGCTGTGACCTAACTACTGGAGGAGGTGATCCCCTATCAGATGAAAATGCAAATGATGAAAGTGACATTGATGAAACCACAAATGAAGGAGAG GACAAATGCTGCGACTTAACTGCTGTAGGAGGTGATGCTCTCTTAGATGAAAATGCAGATGGTGAAAGTGACATTGATGAAACCACAAATGAAGGAGAG AAAAGAAGCTGTGACTCAACTTCTGGAGGAAGTGATCCCCTATTAGATGAAAGTGCGGGTGACGAAAGTGACATTGATGAAACCACAAATGAAAGAGAG GACAAATGCTATGACTTAACTGCTGTAGGAGGTGATGCCCTCTTAGATGAAAACGCAGATGATGAAAGTGACATTGATGAAACCACAAATGAAGGAGAG AAAAGAAGCTGTGACTCAACTTCTGGAGGAGGTGATCCCCTATTAGATGAAAGTGCGGGTGACGAAAGTGACATTGATGAAACCACAAATGAAAGAGAG GACAAATGCTGTGACTCAACTTCTGGAAGAAGTGATCCCCTATTTGATGAAAACGCAGATGGTGAAAGTGACATTGATGAAACCACAAATGAAGGAGAG GACAAATGCTGTGACATAACTTCTGGGGGAGGTGTTATCCCTTTAGATGAAAgtgaaaatgatgaaagtgACATTGATGAAATTGCAGTGGGAGGAAAg GGAATCTTTTCAACACTTGTGCCATACTCAGATAGTGACAGTGATTGCTCATACATCATTCCCATGCCAACTTCACAACAGAGACGACTTGGAAGTAGTCTTTGGGGAGAAACATCAACTGAATCCTCCAAATCACCAAACAAAAAGGATTCTGCAGTGTTGAGAACCACCGCTACTGTTTCCAATTCGCATGATCACATAGAACAAGACAGTAGCAGCGATGCTGGTAACTGGTCACCAGAGAGTGATATTGAAGCTGAGGATGCCAGGGGGTCTAAGCCAGGAAAAAGAtgtgaaaaggaaaatgttGCACCTGCTTCTTCCAGCATAAAGGTCATGAAAACACACAACAAAGGGAAAAGGAAATGGGACAAACACCAGTACTGTGTGTACTGTATGAAAACCTATGCAAAACTCCCAAGACACCTTGAACAAGTTCATTTGAAGGAAAAAGAAGTTGCTGAAGCTCTGAATTACGATAAAGGGTCATGTAAGCGTAAAGAACTCTTAACCCTGTTAAGAAACAAGGGGAACCATAGCCATAATGTTGAAGTTTGGCAGTCTGGCAGTGGCTGTTTGATTCCTGCAAGACGGACACCTTTTGACCAGTCACATGATGAGTTCCTTCCCTGTAACCTCTGCTTTGGTTACTTCTCCAGAGATAACCTATGGAAGCATAAGAAGAATTGTTTCATGGCATCTGAGTCAACCATGAAAGACAAGAGACACCAGTCAACATCTGCTCTGCTCCTACCATTTTCACAGGAAGTATCACAGAGTTTTAAAGACACAGTTTTTGCATCTATGACTTACGATAGCATATCGTTTGCTGCTAGACATGATCACATTATTGTTCAGTATGGGGAACGAATGTTTGCCAAACTAGGTCATGAAAGACATCAAGTGGGTTACATTAGTCAGAAAATGCGTGAACTTGCAAGACTACTGCTGAAAATCAAGGAAACAAAACCTGATGTGAAGTCCTTATATGACTGTATTAGTCCAAAACAGTTTGATACGGTATTAGAAGCTGTTCGAAACCTGGCAGGATTAGACCCCCAAACTGGGAAGTATAAGACACCATCGTTAGCTCTTAAGTTGGGTCATTCACTTCAGACATGTGCTTTGATTGTGAAGGCTGAGTGCATCAAATCAGAAGATCCAGTTAAAGAGGATCAGGCAGATAAATTTTCAAAGCTGGCAGTTATTGAGTGGGCTCATAAAGTGGGAACAGGTGCCAGGACAACACTGGAAGAACGCAAGTGGAACAAGCCAAACATGCTACCACTATCAGAGGACATCAGACAACTACACGCTAAATTGTCTGAGGTAATAGAAGAGAAACAGAAGCTGTTGGCCTTGTCTGATGATGTAACAGCATGGTATGCATTAGCTGAAGCAACTCTGAGCAAGCTAATTCTCTTCAATCGACGCAGAAGTGGTGAAGTGCAAAGAATAAAGCTGGCTGACTTTGAACGcagatgtcatgatcaaggAAATGATGATGTAATGGACTCTCTATCATCTTGGGAGAAGACATTGTGTAACAAGCTTGAACGCATTGAGATCAGAGGAAAACGAGGGAGAAAAGTACCTGTCCTTCTCACAAAGGAAATGGTACAGGTGATGGAACTGTTGGCTGCTAAGAGAACCCTCATTGGAGTCAGCGAGACGAATGATTATTTCTTTGCCCGCCCAAACTTCTCTTCTATGGAACCATTGAGGGGAGCTGATTGCATACGGAAGTATGCACTGAAGTCAGGTGCAAAGCATCCGTCTAACCTCACATCaacaaaattaagaaaacaaattgccaCTGTTTCCCAGATCCTATGTTTGAAGGACCATGAATTAGATGTCCTGGCGGGATTCTTAGGGCATGACATACGTGTGCATCGAGAATATTATAGACTGCCCGAAAATACTCTACAAATGGCTAAAGTGGCACGACTGCTTCTATTAATGGAGAAGGGTGCTGTGGGGGAGTTCAAAGACAAGAAGTTAGATGAAATTGAGGTTCCTCTTGATG ATCCAAGCTATACTGATGAATCAGAGGGAGAATCTGAATTACCATATGATGAAGAAGATTTGGAAACTGAAGACAAGGAAGGACAAAATGAAATTCACGAAAGTGAAGAAGAGAGTGACAGCCATGCATCAACTAAAAAGAAAG TCCTAAACAAAGAGTCAGATGGAGAAGAAACCAAACAGCAACAATTGAAAAACACTTTGAAAAACATATTCGGGTTCAAAGGGTTCCGAGAAAGTCTGAGTGCGAAGCATTGA